ggatagaacacacattgaagaaatcacccatctacgtcacaaggcaagccctcaaatggaatcctcaaggctaaaggaggaggagtggaagaccaaagaacacattacactgagaagtggagatagacatgagaacaatgaacaagaattggatggaactagaaaagaaggcccaggacagaatgtgttggagaatggtggtcagcggcctatgctccattgggattaacaggcttaagtaagtaagtacagtCTGATTTTCCATTTAATTATCTTGTATAAACCTTCACAAACTGATGAATGAATAGATTTAAGACAACAATTCAGAAATAACTAACCATTATTATAATATAGTCGatacattatttcattgttaACTTACCAATAACATTTAAGTATGCGGTATTACTTTTAATTAAACTCATtggtaaattaaataaatcatgtaTTGATGAATCAAAGTGATTGGTCATATtcgattttattgattttcgataaaattttgattgattaacaaattgatataaataatatggTTTATGTTGAGAATTTGCCTTTTTTACCAATCTAGCTTGACAAGCATATTCACCTTCATCTTCAAAACGaatatttttaatcattaaatCATATACATCTATAATAGAATGAATAAGAATTATGTAAGATACTcttgaaaaacaaaattcaaattgtttattacctgtttatattcattgaatgttactgaatacaaatgaaataatcCTTGCAAACCTTATGACTGAAATGCCCCCAAATGCACTGGTATGGCTGGGAGTGGAATGGGcacgccctccctctcgaagaactctcacacggccacgtgtatacaacctCTGCCAAAAAAGTCccactcactgctttctcgtggccggggtgttgtttacggaaatgagaggacgaaaagcgaatgtcaggcGCTGTACCCgaatcccaaaccaatggtgcacatgggctccagtattttgtgggaacaaatggcgtatgaaccaatcgttggtcatcggctaccatgggactgcatctacctacgatgctccactgccttgtggatcagacattttggtcaaaggctcggggtgcggccccctaaggaaaccatctgcttcggtctgggcacccgggcagtatcacagccctcacacatatcgaatgagatttttgtggcgcatatgtatcttgtgcccccttgtaccaacatttgtgttcaaataaatgataaataaatatgactGAAATGTGGTTAGTCCATTTAATTTCCATCATTCTAATGAAAGTAAGAAAGAAGCTTCAATATTGAAACCTCTCATTATGAAACTTGATGAATACATGGATTATCAGTATAGCGTTGtgtagattattaagttatttattGGAATCTTGAAcagactgatgttagaccaccactgaaaacctgaatgcattggatggccgtttcgtcctattattgtgggactcctcagcagtgtgcatatgcgatcccgctcgcgggattcaaacccagagctCAAGCTCTCAATcgataacttaataatcttcacaaccctatactgataattatcatgtactcattagtgactaacttcgctagggaattcttggagttctattGAGGAGTCGTGGCCAGTGgaactaatccgtgtcgggtagaaacaggtatctacctcagtacaatggaagacggtcgtgcaatttcgtagattggttgaggttagacatcaacaccgttagaTCCCGGCTCAGCGGTcaagtaggttaggcgttcgcgcgcgagactgaagatcatgggtccgaatcccgccggcgggatcgtggatacacattgttgaggaatcccacTATAGGACGAATACATGAATAACATAAGATTACCGATCAAAACAGATACACTTTGGATAAGGAGGTAATACAACTAGAACAAAACATTCTTACTGTTTATCAAAAAAGAAGGAATCCACTGGTAAATATGTAGAGCattataaattattcaattattacaGGAAGAAAAATTAGATATTATCATCCATGAAAAAAAGTCTATGTACTGAACAGTAACTGGAGATACAAAAAGTGGGCAAACTACAAATAAAACTTATATGTATAAGAAAATGGTTACATAGTTCATTAGTTGATAGTCAAGTAAATTCAAGCTGAACCAAAGTCAAACTCAATTACTTTGGAATGTAACTAGCACTGGAATATTTAAGACTTGTCAGCTCGATGTACATGATCCCAGAATTGATATTCAGTTCTAGTATCGTTTGGCATATTAAGTAACTATCTGAACTTAGTAGCTATAAAGATAAAGTGATGTCGTTTGaggtgaacggtactgagttcaagttcCGAACTTGATATTAACTCTAGAATGTAGAAATGTCCAGCTGACAAGTTCATAACAGGACAAAACTCTGATCCTGAGTTCTACCGCTAGCCACATCTCATCTATTTTATACTTAACTTTTGTCATAATGGTTTTATTGAAGCATTTCATacaggattcacatatgccaaccaggactgatcaagtttcaaacaaaatattaacaataaaaatagtTCAAACCATTACAAATTAAATGATTCACACAGATTGGTAATAAAGTTATGATCTGATTGATCATTACAGATCATTTACGAGCATAACTTATCGTTGATATAAATTTGATTGTTATCCTCAAAATATTccacattatcattatcataccATTTCGGTATTTCACCAACACTAACATTAACAAGAGCACATCAGACGCTATCCTAACATTATGTTCGCCCATTTAATCCTTCCCTTCATTATTTCCATCATTAATATCATGATCATGAAAATATCCAACGAAAACTTATATCTTAATTATTGGTGAAAGAGAAAACACATTATACATGTATATAACTGTTTTTCTTGTCTCTTTTCAACATTCTCTTGGCAaaagattttaataaatttggATAATGGCTGATAATAGTATCCAGAATGTCTATTGCATCCTATTTGAATCTCATTAAGTCAGTTGTTCTGTATTTCACATTGAGATGAAAACTAAATATCGTTCATTTCAAACCTCAACGCAATATCCACTAAGCTACTAGGTTCAGATAGTCATTGGTTAATGTATAGTTTACCTCTGACTTACTGGTAATATTAAGATAATCTTCTTGGaatgattatcatcatcatcatcaatattattCAATACACTGTATTCATAACGATACACATATTCATTCCGTGTAATGATTCTAATCATATGTCAATATtttaatttcagttatttaccagggttcgaatcccacgagcaggatcgtggatgcacaccgctgaggagtcccacaataggacgaaacggccatccagtgcttccaggttttcaatggtggtctaacatcagtcgattcatgatctcaatcaagaagtTATTCACCtattttttcttgtttattcaTCTAGTCCCAACACATTCAttctcactcacacacacacatacattgACATATTTGCCTATAATTAGTAAACACTAACAATCTTTAAAATTTGGTAAAATGTAAATAAGCAGATATATATGTTGATGCtattattatcaccatcatcGTTATTATTGGCACCattgttgttttattctattCCCCCACCCaccctttttttcttcttatatTTTGTCTACTCACTGTTTTCCCCACCGAACGAAATTTTtatgttgtttatttgaaatcaCAAATAAGTAGTATTGTTTGTTCCGGTTaaagttagtgtttttttttactctttcagtaattatttatttacacgttttcatttgataaattGTTATCTTCTCAAATTTCAAATGAAGATTTGATATCCAGTTGTTAACCACAGTAAATATAGAGGCTGAATATACTTCTTCTGGATACTTAAGTTCGATTTTCTAGTGTTGATTTAGATGGCTTCAGCTATGTAGAGTAACTGTAATTTAGCTTCTTTAGTTGGATTATTTGGATGTTGTTACAAAACGGATAAAGCTTGATCGATTTTAATATAATGTTCACTATCGACCAAATAAAAAAGAATGAGGCTATTAACTAATCTAGTGACTCTTTTTCTGAATCATACTAGTACATGTTCACCAGTACACAAGGATAAAGCGTTCTGAGTATGACCTATTTAACTAAGTCCATAGGAGCATACATGAAGGAGCCCATCATCGGTAACCTATCATTGATTTGTTGTGTAAGTACTGGTTTGGCTGAGACTATATGTAACTTGGAGGAAGGGAATGTCCTTTCAGCAGACTTTTTGAGTCAACTTGTTAAAATGTCACCTAGTATATCCCCGTTGAAATCGAGTTTTTGATAGAGTTTCTTTACTGACCGTATCAAATGTGGTTTTTCTCAAAATGACTAAAATTTACTTCATTAAATTGAAAGAGAGAGATGATTTGAGTCGAGAGAATATAAAGGTTTTATTTGTAGTATTTATCAATCAGAAATATTCAGGGAGTTTCTTTAATGTGATCTAAACCAATAAACAAGAAGCTTTAGCTTACTTAAACTTAGAAGGTACACACAGTGATGCTCCATATGAGATTCCAAACTTGATCATCCAGTTTCATAGTCAAGGGAATTACTACCGAGTTCATCAGGCACTGTGTGAGTGAGACGTTTACACCAGTGTtacgtttgtttatttattagaatTCAGACAATTTTTAACATACCTAGTAATCTAGTTCCTAATGGAAAGTAACACACATTCTAATCTCACAACCACCgttagttccctcaagattaaaaATGATCGTCAACTAATACGAAGCATGCGATTATACGTTCCTCTCGATTGCTTTCAACCACTAAACATTAAACCTTATAGTATAGAACAACAAGGCTCGTGGCGACACTATAATATAAGCATTAAACAAACATGATCCAGGTACAATTAAATAATGGATGATGATGTATGGTGATTGCGGTGGAGTTGAATCGTCTAAGATCCAATTAAGAAGTTAAGCACTCGACACAGAGAACATAGAAGAGACTATTTTTATGGAGAAACATATCAGTAAATCAGCTCAGAGCATATAATGTCATCTACATCAACCTATTTGAGCAACAGATCTTCTTTCTACAATCTAAATATTTGAGCACAGTTTACAATGTTGAATATCATCTAATCAAGTGGATTGCAATATGATCGTTACAAATCAAATAACTGGAAGGATAGCCttatgataatcaaaataatgaatgttACATATAAATTTCAACTCAATATTCACCACTTGTTTAGATACATTTCATTTTGGGTTCGGCTTAGAATTTGTCCCTTACTTCAATTACATCGCCAAACAGTATGTCCTCATATTGAAAACTGTATTCAAAGGCAACTCGAAATCATTATCAAACcgactaaataaataatgaaagtgagtaaaacaaatatttaaacaaaccaATCCACAAATTAAGCCCGTATTGTGTTGAGAGAAAGTAAAGTCGTGTGTAATGACTAACCTTTTTCCTCAGATTCAACCAATGTATACCTTCCATTAAATGTTTGTCTCAATGTATCTTGATCATAACCAAATCCATCTTTCATCCATTGAACAATGATTTTCAACTTATCTGACAATAAATATGGATTGATAACTTGCCAAACTGCTCCCGGTACGgcagatgatgatgaagaaacATCTGAAAAGTATCCCTCATTATTCAATTTactattctgaaatattttgtaGTGATTTTCTTTAAGATCATTTTGAATCTGAAGTTGAACACGACATCTCAATAGTACAGTTGAGTTAATCTGAACATTCGTATGCATTGGACCGTGTATTAAAAGATAGTGTTTTGATTCACTGTTTGATGCTACTGATATTTGTATAAGTAGTAAAGAAATGAGTAATGACAATAAAAACGTCAATTTAGAccctaaaaataaattaaaaagttaAGATTATATCAACAGATATTTATAATTACTTAGTTAACTATTATTACAGAGAATACAAGTCGATCAACATGAATTTGCTCATCATTTAGGTACATATCGGTGCCAGTCTTGAAAGAGGTTAGTCGTGGATTTTATAGCTAAATTACAACGTTTTTTAACCATGACACTAGGGGACATTTGTTCGAGTAATATATGAATAATCTGTACTTTCTATACTACATATAATTCAGTTTGGCGGGTGTTAGCTGGGGAAAAATTTCTGTTTCAAACTATATACCAATTCTCTTCAACAGTCTTACATTTTAGTCATTCGTAACATAGCAAACAGATGATTGATTATTGTACATGTCTATCAGAAGTGACTGAGGCTAGACGTTAAGTTTATCTTCACTTGACAgtaaaatatttgttattttatggTAGGTCAAATCACCGTTTTTGAAAACACCCTTATCATATATGCCGCTATAAACCTTCTAAGAAGATAACCATGTGTAATAGACAATCAAAGAGATTGATAATATGAAGACACGAATTATTAAATTGTGATTCATTggtttattttcatagtttacatctaAAGACCTAAAGACTATGTGTTCAATATCATTTGAAGAAAAGCTTTTAATGAGTTCCAAGTTAGAGCGATATATCTATTGTTCCATAGTTACCATAATTTCTCTAGCTAGCATAGATCAGTAATCagaaaaacaaagaataatGGACGGAGAAGTATTCAGTTGTTGTGTATGCTATTCTTGtttgttgacataagtagtatgtgacatCGATAGGAAGTAGAAAACCTGGCAGAAAAACACTGAGGAGATCAAGTTTAGAAGAACAGAATGGAAAATAGAAAGGGTTTATGAACTGTAAAAATGTAATGTAGAAATGAtagaaatttgcaaatgaagtattcaatgtacaGTTCTTATATCGTATCAAGATTTTGATGAGTGATGAGTGATAATTTCATGTATTTCATCAGTTTTTCAAGGCTTATGATTAATTCTCCTATTCGTACACAGTAGAAA
This genomic stretch from Schistosoma haematobium chromosome 5, whole genome shotgun sequence harbors:
- a CDS encoding hypothetical protein (SECRETED:SignalP(1-36)); protein product: MNQIFDILMKQTLIWSKLTFLLSLLISLLLIQISVASNSESKHYLLIHGPMHTNVQINSTVLLRCRVQLQIQNDLKENHYKIFQNSKLNNEGYFSDVSSSSSAVPGAVWQVINPYLLSDKLKIIVQWMKDGFGYDQDTLRQTFNGRYTLVESEEKDVYDLMIKNIRFEDEGEYACQARLVKKANSQHKPYYLYQFVNQSKFYRKSIKSNMTNHFDSSIHDLFNLPMSLIKSNTAYLNVIGVNLLAPFKVTHAV